A genomic window from Syngnathus typhle isolate RoL2023-S1 ecotype Sweden linkage group LG18, RoL_Styp_1.0, whole genome shotgun sequence includes:
- the mrpl38 gene encoding 39S ribosomal protein L38, mitochondrial isoform X1 produces MALRSISSGVLRNWFELRVNNAMGFVTTAFLCRQRPPLGPMPNDEIDVQNIDTIEKYRSFNRYFRRAEEAKNKPVWWKTYRAYLEKEDPEHGATRVNIGLPGHRPSRSIQLKERRQRVKENKKDVQLERACRLRTFKISLDEVQQMWETNSGPFHIRRLADHYGVFRDLFPMAYFLPRIPLRIGYGQQTSGQVHYGNQLTPTQTASAPVVSFNADEGSLWTLLLTSPDEHLLNNEAEYLHWLVGNIPGGAVEAGEELCDYLPPFPARGTGFHRYIYVLFQQEGPIDFQEDLKPSPCHSLAERTFKTVDFYRKHQDCMTPAGLAFFQCQWDEAVTGTFHDTLNMREPVFEFIRPPVYHPPQVKYPHGQPLRYLDRYRNGKEQSHGIY; encoded by the exons ATGGCGCTGCGCTCGATATCCTCCGGTGTGCTAAGGAATTGGTTTGAGTTAAGGGTCAATAATGCGATGGGTTTTGTCACAACAG CGTTCCTCTGTCGACAGCGTCCTCCTTTGGGTCCAATGCCGAATGACGAGATTGATGTTCAAAACATTGACACGATAGAGAAATACCGCAGCTTCAATCGCTACTTCAGACGAGCTGAAGAGGCCAAGAACAAGCCGGTGTGGTGGAAGACCTACCGAGCGTATTTGGAGAAAGAAGATCCCGAACATG GTGCCACGCGGGTGAACATCGGCCTCCCTGGTCATCGACCTTCCAGAAGCATTCAACTGAAGGAGAGGAGGCAGAGGGTGAAGGAGAACAAGAAAGATGTCCAACTGGAGAGAGCGTGTCGTTTACGCACGT TCAAGATATCTCTGGATGAAGTGCAGCAAATGTGGGAGACGAACAGTGGTCCCTTTCATATAAGAAGACTGGCTGACCACTATGGGGTCTTCAGGGATCTTTTCCCCATGGCATATTTTCTTCCTCGTATCCCTCTGCGCATCGGTTACGGCCAACAAACGAGCGGTCAAGTGCATTATGGGAATCAACTAACACCCACACAA ACAGCATCTGCTCCTGTGGTCAGCTTCAATGCGGATGAAGGCTCCCTTTGGACCCTCCTGCTCACCTCCCCTG ATGAACATCTTCTCAATAATGAAGCGGAATACCTGCACTGGCTCGT CGGGAACATACCAGGTGGAGCGGTAGAGGCTGGAGAAGAACTATGTGACTATCTACCTCCGTTTCCCGCAAGAGGAACGGGCTTCCACCGCTACATTTACGTTCTTTTCCAGCAGGAGGGGCCCATTGACTTCCAGGAAGATTTGAAGCCGTCGCCATG TCATTCACTTGCAGAGCGTACGTTCAAGACAGTGGATTTCTACAGAAAGCACCAGGACTGCATGACACCAGCGGGTCTGGCGTTTTTTCAGTGCCAATGGGATGAGGCGGTCACCGGCACCTTCCACGACACCCTCA ACATGAGGGAGCCAGTGTTTGAATTCATTCGTCCTCCAGTGTACCATCCCCCACAAGTGAAATACCCCCACGGGCAACCGCTACGTTACCTGGACAGATACAGAAATGGAAAGGAGCAAAGCCACGGCatatactga
- the mrpl38 gene encoding 39S ribosomal protein L38, mitochondrial isoform X2, with protein MRWVLSQQRPPLGPMPNDEIDVQNIDTIEKYRSFNRYFRRAEEAKNKPVWWKTYRAYLEKEDPEHGATRVNIGLPGHRPSRSIQLKERRQRVKENKKDVQLERACRLRTFKISLDEVQQMWETNSGPFHIRRLADHYGVFRDLFPMAYFLPRIPLRIGYGQQTSGQVHYGNQLTPTQTASAPVVSFNADEGSLWTLLLTSPDEHLLNNEAEYLHWLVGNIPGGAVEAGEELCDYLPPFPARGTGFHRYIYVLFQQEGPIDFQEDLKPSPCHSLAERTFKTVDFYRKHQDCMTPAGLAFFQCQWDEAVTGTFHDTLNMREPVFEFIRPPVYHPPQVKYPHGQPLRYLDRYRNGKEQSHGIY; from the exons ATGCGATGGGTTTTGTCACAACAG CGTCCTCCTTTGGGTCCAATGCCGAATGACGAGATTGATGTTCAAAACATTGACACGATAGAGAAATACCGCAGCTTCAATCGCTACTTCAGACGAGCTGAAGAGGCCAAGAACAAGCCGGTGTGGTGGAAGACCTACCGAGCGTATTTGGAGAAAGAAGATCCCGAACATG GTGCCACGCGGGTGAACATCGGCCTCCCTGGTCATCGACCTTCCAGAAGCATTCAACTGAAGGAGAGGAGGCAGAGGGTGAAGGAGAACAAGAAAGATGTCCAACTGGAGAGAGCGTGTCGTTTACGCACGT TCAAGATATCTCTGGATGAAGTGCAGCAAATGTGGGAGACGAACAGTGGTCCCTTTCATATAAGAAGACTGGCTGACCACTATGGGGTCTTCAGGGATCTTTTCCCCATGGCATATTTTCTTCCTCGTATCCCTCTGCGCATCGGTTACGGCCAACAAACGAGCGGTCAAGTGCATTATGGGAATCAACTAACACCCACACAA ACAGCATCTGCTCCTGTGGTCAGCTTCAATGCGGATGAAGGCTCCCTTTGGACCCTCCTGCTCACCTCCCCTG ATGAACATCTTCTCAATAATGAAGCGGAATACCTGCACTGGCTCGT CGGGAACATACCAGGTGGAGCGGTAGAGGCTGGAGAAGAACTATGTGACTATCTACCTCCGTTTCCCGCAAGAGGAACGGGCTTCCACCGCTACATTTACGTTCTTTTCCAGCAGGAGGGGCCCATTGACTTCCAGGAAGATTTGAAGCCGTCGCCATG TCATTCACTTGCAGAGCGTACGTTCAAGACAGTGGATTTCTACAGAAAGCACCAGGACTGCATGACACCAGCGGGTCTGGCGTTTTTTCAGTGCCAATGGGATGAGGCGGTCACCGGCACCTTCCACGACACCCTCA ACATGAGGGAGCCAGTGTTTGAATTCATTCGTCCTCCAGTGTACCATCCCCCACAAGTGAAATACCCCCACGGGCAACCGCTACGTTACCTGGACAGATACAGAAATGGAAAGGAGCAAAGCCACGGCatatactga
- the LOC133143039 gene encoding uncharacterized protein LOC133143039, whose product MLTTLHLCFLNHNFLPMFLSNAEYILLLIFKKNVVCHAAGANWSQLASSLVTCYKSSCGQLSSFTPVTEAMAALWISVALVLAVLMNGGDAAAVTPNVNNTALQKESVQDGRLLEEAVKLLHALDSVLKLQRKVSDNSSRDYQNMSMAHQKDYFMQDESYNMGYRKQDSDQDEHQMTKVHQNEVLQNYQNMSNGHQNEAVQNYQNMIKIYQNETMQDYQNMTKGYQNETMQDYQNMTKVYQKEAMQDQNPLNNSRLNMSNGDMMENQNDSMDDDLYTVFVNV is encoded by the exons ATGCTCACCACCCTACATCTATGCTTCCTTAACCACAACTTTCTTCCTATGTTTTTATCAAATGCAGAatacattttattattaatttttaaaaaaaatgtagtttGTCATGCAGCCGGTGCTAATTGGAGCCAATTAGCATCATCACTTGTCACCTGCTATAAGAGCTCATGTGGTCAGTTGTCTTCATTCACACCTGTAACAGAAGCAATGGCTGCTCTTTGGATCTCGGTTGCGCTGGTGCTTGCAGTTCTGATGAACGGAGGAGATG CTGCAGCTGTTACACCAAATGTTAACAATACTGCGCTTCAAAAGGAAAGCGTGCAAG ATGGGCGTTTGCTTGAGGAAGCTGTTAAACTCCTTCATGCTTTGGATTCTGTGTTGAAGCTGCAACGTAAAG TCAGTGACAACTCCAGCCGTGACTACCAGAACATGAGCATGGCCCACCAAAAAGATTACTTCATGCAAGATGAGAGCTACAACATGGGTTATCGGAAACAGGACTCTGATCAGGATGAGCATCAGATGACCAAGGTCCACCAAAATGAAGTCCTGCAAAACTACCAGAACATGAGCAATGGTCACCAGAATGAAGCTGTGCAAAACTACCAGAACATGATCAAGATCTATCAGAATGAAACCATGCAAGACTACCAGAACATGACCAAGGGCTATCAGAATGAAACTATGCAAGACTACCAGAACATGACCAAGGTCTACCAGAAGGAAGCCATGCAAGACCAGAACCCCTTAAATAATAGTCGTCTGAACATGAGCAATGGTGACATGATGGAAAATCAGAATGACAGCATGGACGATGACTTGTACACAGTGTTTGTAAATGTTTGA